The following proteins are encoded in a genomic region of Vulpes vulpes isolate BD-2025 chromosome X, VulVul3, whole genome shotgun sequence:
- the LOC112927676 gene encoding large ribosomal subunit protein uL18-like, with translation MRPEACPLWRDCSSPSRPMPRENSDSGLAASSPLAFGPCVPLCALRSLPLVPAPCPLPSIHRTVTPVYLQRHKSDHIPLPFWKPFDSYYCPDNPNSFPWILVHESSPALCLADHPSLSSSSYGYTQLAQTHDALCYLFTHLVPQPGAFTCYLDAGLARTTTGNKVFGALKGAVDGGLSIPHSTKRFPGYDSESKEFNAEVHRKHIMGQNVADYMRYLMEEDEDAYKKQFSQYIKNNVTPDMMEEMYKKAHAAIRENPVYEKKPKKEVKKKRWNRPKMSLAQEKDRVAQKKASFLRAQERAAES, from the exons ATGCGGCCTGAGGCCTGCCCGCTGTGGCGGGACTGCTCGTCCCCGAGCCGCCCAATGCCTCGCGAGAATTCCGACTCCGGCCTTGCCGCTTCGTCCCCGCTCGCTTTCGGCCCCTGCGTCCCGCTCTGCGCTCTGCGGTCACTACCGTTAGTCCCTGCG CCTTGCCCACTCCCGTCCATTCACCGCACCGTGACCCCCGTGTACTTGCAGAGACATAAATCGGATCACATCCCTCTCCCGTTCTGGAAACCTTTCGACAGTTATTATTGCCCTGACAACCCGAATTCCTTTCCTTGGATCCTGGTTCATGAGAGCTCACCTGCTCTGTGCCTTGCTGACCACCCCAGCCTCAGCTCCTCCTCTTATGGCTACACCCAGCTCGCCCAGACTCATGATGCTCTCTGCTACCTTTTCACACACTTGGTGCCTCAACCTGGTGCCTTCACCTGCTATTTGGATGCAGGGCTTGCCAGAACTACCACTGGAAATAAAGTTTTTGGGGCCCTCAAGGGAGCAGTGGACGGAGGCTTGTCTATCCCTCACAGTACCAAACGATTCCCTGGTTATGATTCAGAAAGCAAGGAATTCAATGCAGAAGTTCATCGAAAGCACATCATGGGTCAGAATGTTGCAGATTATATGCGTTACCTAATGGAGGAAGATGAAGATGCTTACAAGAAACAATTCTctcaatatataaagaacaacgTTACTCCAGACATGATGGAGGAGATGTATAAGAAAGCTCACGCTGCTATACGAGAGAATCCCGTCTATGAGAAGAAGCCTAAGAAAGAAGTTAAGAAGAAGAGGTGGAACCGTCCTAAGATGTCTCTTGCCCAAGAGAAAGATCGGGTAGCTCAGAAGAAGGCAAGCTTCCTTAGAGCTCAGGAGCGGGCTGCTGAGAGCTAA